The genomic region CGCGTATACCTGGCTGTCCGCCCCCTTCAACGGGGCCATCATCAAGGTGCCGCCGGCAAGGCTCTTGGCGTCGCCCAGAGAGGAGACCAGGACGTCGAGCCTGTTTCCCTGCTTGGCGAAGGGGGGAAGCTGCGCCGTCACCATGACGGCCGCTATGTTCTTGACCGTTATGTCGTTGCGGTTGATGGTGATCCCCATCCGCTCCAGGGCGCCCACCAGCGACTGAACCGGGAACTTGGTCTGGTCGGAGTCGCCGGTGCCGTTCAGGCCGACCACGAGGCCGTAGCCGATCAGCTGGTTTTCCCTGACGCCGTCGAACGCCGCGATGTCCTTGATGCGCGCCCCGAGCGCGAACTGCGGGACCAGCACCAGCAAAAGGAGCAAAAGCGTGCAGCATGTCTTCGTGTTTAATCTCAATTTCTCACCCGATCCTTTCCGGCGTTTCACGTTGGCTCGCCGGAAACCCTAGAACGGCCAGACCTTGTCCAGCACGTTCAAAAGCCACCCAGGCTTCTGCCTGTCGCTGATGATTCCCTTGCCGGAGTAGGCGATTTTGGCATCGGCAACCAGCGCGGAGCTGACGGTGTTGTCGGCGCTTACGTCGCGACCGCGCACCGTGCCGGTGAGCACGATGATCTGGTCCTCGTTGTTGACCCTGACGTTGCGCCTCCCCTCGATGAGGAGGTTGCCGTTGGGTATCACGTCAATCACCTTGGCCGAGAGGGTCGCCTGCAGCGTCTCCTCCCTTGAGGTAGAACCGCTGCCGTCGAACTTGGAACCGTAGCTTGCACTCAAAAGCTGGGCGAGATCGGCCCAGTTCCTGATTCCGGTGGTCTCAAGCCCCAAGAGCTTCGGGATTCCGCCGCTGATGGAAGAGCCGCGACTGGTGCCGGTGGAGGCCTTCTTGCTGGCGCTGGCGTTCTCGGAGATCAGGACCGTGATGATGTCGCCGCGCCT from Citrifermentans bremense harbors:
- a CDS encoding flagellar basal body L-ring protein FlgH → MNRKTAKIKAAALGLPLLLLAACAHQTAEVQTPTFDEQIPAPQLSYASGSLWQATSTGLAEDMKARRRGDIITVLISENASASKKASTGTSRGSSISGGIPKLLGLETTGIRNWADLAQLLSASYGSKFDGSGSTSREETLQATLSAKVIDVIPNGNLLIEGRRNVRVNNEDQIIVLTGTVRGRDVSADNTVSSALVADAKIAYSGKGIISDRQKPGWLLNVLDKVWPF